The following are from one region of the Salvia splendens isolate huo1 chromosome 2, SspV2, whole genome shotgun sequence genome:
- the LOC121774087 gene encoding receptor-like kinase TMK3, whose product MKRLALLFFLLGCSNAVTNPNDFKILSDFKKGLENPDLLKWPNTGRDPCGPPVWPHIGCSKGRVTAIQVQGLGLKGPLPPNINQLSQLKNIGFQNNRFNGNLPSFSGLSNLQYAYLNLNRFETIPLDFFRGLSNVMVLALDNNPFNQSFGWSIPSDLADCTRLVNFSCSSCNIFGEVPSFFGKLSSLSSLMLSSNRLSGGIPLSFSGSLLQILWLNNQEYGGMNGSIGVIGSMVLLTKLWLHGNQFTGPIPESIGSLTSLRELNLNGNLLVGLIPPGLARLNLQLLDLSNNMFMGTMPRLSAAKVSYASNSFCQPDPGLQCDPQVNALLEFLKYVEYPVSLASEWKGNDPCAGPWWGISCNPSKEVSVVNMKSMMLNGTVSPSLSLLSSLVEIHLEGNYLQGRLPQNLTMLRSLRLLDLRGNDLEVPLPKFPTNVKVVYDTPSSPSSHETSDVDGNVAHSTKSRFGIILASAALLTLVAVLAIIFCLMKRRRRKNGDVESSASGGIRTFEASTSPIFSLSSLREVTDNFAQENILGRGGFGVVYKGKLKDGTMLAVKRMESGVMSDKGTSEFQTEITVLSSVRHRHLVSLLGYTGEGNERLLVYEYMPQGALSRHLFYWKMMDLEPLSWCKRLIIALDVAKGVEYLHSMAHYTFIHRDLKSSNILLDHELRAKVSDFGLVKLALDSGTSFATRLAGTFGYLAPEYAVTGRITTKVDVFSFGVILMELVTGLVAVDEQRPEEKQYLVDWFWKIKEDRETLLACVDPALNVDEDGHDSIMAVAELAGHCTVKDPSRRADMGYAVSVLARLVETWRPHEGMSRCSSTRSEMPLPELVKSWKEEDRVAALNAPSQSHH is encoded by the exons ATGAAAAGATTGGCGCTCCTATTTTTCCTTCTTGGATGTTCCAACGCCGTCACAAATCCCAACGATTTCAAGATTCTGAGTGATTTCAAAAAGGGTTTGGAAAATCCAGATCTTCTCAAATGGCCTAACACAGGGAGAGATCCATGCGGGCCCCCCGTTTGGCCCCACATCGGCTGCTCCAAAGGCAGAGTCACTGCGATTCAGGTTCAGGGCCTCGGGCTCAAGGGCCCGCTGCCCCCGAATATCAATCAGCTCAGCCAGCTTAAGAACATTGGATTCCAGAACAATCGTTTCAATGGAAATCTTCCCTCATTCAGTGGCTTGTCCAATTTGCAGTATGCATATTTGAATTTGAATCGATTCGAAACGATCCCTCTTGATTTCTTCCGAGGATTAAGCAATGTGATGGTTCTAGCGTTGGATAACAATCCTTTCAATCAGAGTTTTGGATGGTCTATACCGAGTGATCTAGCTGACTGCACGCGTTTGGTGAACTTTTCTTGCTCCTCTTGCAACATATTTGGGGAGGTTCCTTCCTTTTTCGGGAAGCTTTCGTCTCTCAGTTCGTTGATGCTGTCGTCTAATAGGCTCAGTGGTGGGATACCCCTGAGCTTCTCTGGCTCGTTGCTGCAGATTCTGTGGCTGAATAATCAAGAATATGGTGGCATGAATGGCTCTATAGGTGTGATTGGGAGCATGGTTTTGTTAACTAAGTTGTGGCTACATGGGAATCAATTCACAGGGCCCATTCCTGAAAGCATTGGCTCTCTAACGTCGTTGAGAGAGCTTAATCTGAATGGAAATCTGCTCGTTGGCCTAATCCCCCCGGGGCTAGCCCGTTTGAACCTCCAATTATTGGATTTGAGCAATAACATGTTCATGGGGACAATGCCTAGGCTCAGTGCTGCTAAAGTTTCGTACGCCTCAAATTCGTTCTGTCAACCCGACCCTGGTTTGCAGTGTGATCCACAAGTTAACGCGCTTTTGGAATTTCTCAAATATGTGGAGTATCCGGTTAGCCTTGCGTCCGAGTGGAAGGGGAATGATCCGTGTGCAGGGCCGTGGTGGGGGATTTCTTGCAACCCGAGTAAGGAGGTTTCGGTTGTGAACATGAAGAGTATGATGCTTAATGGCACAGTTAGCCCTTCGCTTTCCCTCCTATCTTCACTTGTGGAGATTCACTTGGAAGGCAACTATTTGCAGGGGAGACTCCCACAGAATTTAACTATGTTGAGATCACTTAGGCTGTTGGATTTAAGAGGCAATGATTTGGAGGTGCCACTGCCTAAATTCCCTACCAATGTTAAGGTAGTTTATGATACTCCCTCTTCCCCAAGTTCGCATGAAACAAGTGATGTTGATGGTAATGTTGCGCATTCGACAAAATCAAGATTCGGAATCATTTTGGCTTCTGCTGCACTTCTCACTCTTGTTGCGGTTCTTGCAATCATTTTCTGTTTAATGAAGAGACGACGTCGCAAAAATGGTGATGTGGAATCCTCTGCTAGTGGCGGGATCCGGACTTTTGAGGCCAGCACCAGTCCGATCTTCTCCCTCTCATCGCTGCGCGAAGTGACAGACAACTTCGCGCAGGAGAACATCTTGGGGAGAGGAGGCTTTGGCGTCGTCTACAAGGGGAAGCTCAAAGATGGCACTATGCTGGCTGTGAAGAGGATGGAATCCGGGGTGATGAGCGACAAGGGGACAAGCGAATTCCAAACAGAGATCACGGTCCTGTCCTCTGTCCGCCACCGCCATCTCGTCTCCCTCCTGGGCTATACCGGGGAGGGAAACGAGAGGCTTCTGGTTTATGAGTACATGCCTCAAGGCGCTTTAAGCAGACACCTTTTCTATTGGAAGATGATGGATTTAGAGCCTCTGTCTTGGTGTAAAAGGCTCATAATTGCTCTTGATGTTGCTAAAGGGGTTGAGTATTTGCATTCCATGGCGCACTATACCTTCATCCACCGCGACCTCAAGTCCTCCAACATCCTCCTGGATCATGAGCTCCGCGCCAAGGTCTCTGATTTCGGGTTGGTGAAGCTAGCCCTCGACTCGGGGACATCCTTCGCCACCAGGCTGGCCGGGACGTTTGGCTACCTCGCCCCCGAATACGCTG TGACGGGGAGGATCACTACGAAGGTGGATGTGTTCAGCTTCGGGGTGATACTGATGGAGCTGGTGACGGGGCTGGTGGCGGTGGACGAGCAGAGGCCGGAGGAGAAGCAGTATTTGGTGGATTGGTTCTGGAAGATAAAAGAGGATAGGGAAACTCTGCTGGCTTGTGTGGATCCTGCTTTGaatgtggatgaggatgggCATGATAGCATAATGGCGGTCGCTGAGCTGGCAGGGCACTGCACGGTGAAGGATCCTAGTCGGCGCGCTGACATGGGGTATGCGGTGAGCGTGCTGGCACGGTTGGTGGAGACGTGGAGGCCGCACGAGGGGATGAGCCGGTGCTCCAGCACTAGGTCGGAGATGCCTCTTCCCGAGCTGGTCAAGAGCTGGAAAGAGGAAGACAGGGTGGCTGCTTTGAATGCTCCTTCACAATCACACCACTAG
- the LOC121770602 gene encoding aluminum-activated malate transporter 2-like: METQNHEKVTVVNQIKSRLGNIGNAITGVGAEARRLGQEDPRRVVHAFKVGLALALVSLLYSFDFFYDGFGVNAMWAVMTVVVVFEFSVGATLGKGVNRAIATLLGGALGFVAHYAASYTGDKVEVILLGLSVFVIAVVTTFCRFFPKIRARYDYGLLIFILTFSLISVSGYRNDEIWDMAYGRLTTILVGGSATVLVCLLVCPVWAGEDLHKLTASNIQQLGTFLGGSLLFGRVYFQEEAKDDKNQALLNDYESVLNSKGVEDSLVNFAKWEPRHGKFRYRHPWHQYVEIGSLTRQCAYKIDALNSYLNSDVQTPLQHREKMKEACKKIILESSSALRELAMGIQTMTCSSSRDAHVVNAKSAAAKLKALMKSGLWPNADFLDIVPAVAVASLLIEVLGCTVKIDEAVAKLASSARFKKVDREPNRELSFDKMQRTPSILGSHINIIVE, translated from the exons ATGGAAACacaaaaccatgaaaaggtgaCAGTGGTGAACCAAATTAAATCCCGTTTGGGAAATATCGGAAATGCGATAACCGGCGTCGGAGCAGAAGCCCGGAGATTAGGACAGGAAGATCCGAGAAGGGTCGTCCACGCATTCAAAGTGGGATTAGCCTTAGCCTTGGTTTCTCTTCTCTACTCTTTCGACTTCTTCTACGATGGATTCGGCGTTAACGCAATGTGGGCCGTCATGAccgtcgtcgtcgtcttcgAATTCTCCGTCG GAGCAACGCTGGGAAAAGGGGTGAACAGAGCGATTGCAACGCTGCTGGGCGGAGCGCTGGGTTTTGTGGCGCACTACGCTGCCAGTTACACCGGCGATAAAGTGGAAGTCATCTTGCTCGGTTTGTCTGTGTTCGTCATAG CTGTTGTGACCACATTTTGTCGATTTTTCCCGAAGATAAGGGCGAGATACGATTATGGGCTACTGATTTTCATCCTGACATTCAGTCTGATATCGGTGTCTGGGTATCGAAACGACGAGATTTGGGACATGGCTTATGGGAGGCTGACGACCATCTTGGTGGGCGGCAGCGCCACCGTTTTGGTCTGCTTGTTAGTATGCCCCGTTTGGGCTGGTGAAGATCTTCACAAACTCACCGCCTCCAACATTCAACAACTCGGGACCTTCTTGGGAGGGTCGCTTC TTTTTGGACGAGTCTACTTCCAAGAAGAAGCGAAAGATGACAAAAACCAGGCGTTGCTAAATGATTACGAATCTGTTCTCAACTCTAAAGGCGTCGAGGACTCAttg GTAAATTTTGCGAAATGGGAGCCGAGACACGGTAAATTCAGGTACCGGCACCCATGGCACCAATATGTCGAAATTGGCTCTCTCACTAGACAGTGTGCATACAAGATTGATGCACTAAATTCTTATCTCAACTCAGATGTGCag ACGCCATTACAGCATCGGGAAAAGATGAAAGAAGCTTGCAAGAAGATAATCTTAGAGAGCAGCTCTGCGCTGAGAGAGCTAGCAATGGGGATTCAGACAATGACATGCTCCTCATCACGTGACGCCCACGTTGTGAATGCCAAGTCTGCTGCCGCGAAGCTCAAGGCCTTGATGAAATCCGGGCTCTGGCCCAATGCCGACTTTCTCGACATAGTCCCCGCAGTTGCGGTGGCTTCGCTGCTGATCGAAGTACTCGGGTGTACCGTGAAGATCGACGAGGCCGTTGCCAAACTCGCCTCGTCGGCCAGATTCAAGAAGGTTGATCGCGAGCCCAACAGAGAGTTAAGTTTCGACAAAATGCAGAGAACTCCTAGCATTCTAGGATCCcatattaatattattgttgAGTGA